The proteins below come from a single Maylandia zebra isolate NMK-2024a linkage group LG23, Mzebra_GT3a, whole genome shotgun sequence genomic window:
- the LOC101473125 gene encoding carboxypeptidase O isoform X1 — MLIHTGLSCDQYSRLLQGLFTFTKMLISVRLSFVVLLSAVGTATKERVQYDHYKYHPLTEITSWMEQMVKDHPDVVTVVKYGKTYESRDISLLKIGLNTGKEKKAIWMDCGIHAREWIAPAFCQYFVREILQTYKTDAKMEQMMKNVDFYVTPVLNIDGYIYTWENETTRLWRKNRSPEPEDCSCYGTDLNRNFDANWGTIGVSFNCCSKFYPGSKAMSELETRAVTDFVRSRKDSFLCFLSIHSYGQMLLIPYGHPNYTAPNYDELMMVGQGATEAIWKVHRTNYTVGTPPDVLYPITGSATDWARMQGIPLTYIFELRDNGTYRFELPEDQIQPTCEEAYRGVLYIITYAHDKTFNGAVANTAVTLSGILLAAGVTGATLR; from the exons GGCTTTCCTGCGACCAGTATAGCCGACTGTTACAAGGACTTTTTACTTTCACAAAGATGCTTATCTCTGTAAGGCTGAGCTTTGTGGTGCTGCTCTCAGCAGTGGGCACAGCAACAAAAGAGAG AGTGCAGTACGACCACTATAAATACCACCCTTTGACAGAG ATCACTAGCTGGATGGAACAGATGGTAAAGGATCACCCTGATGTTGTAACCGTGGTGAAATATGGAAAGACCTATGAAAGCAGGGATATTAGCTTGCTCAAG ATTGGCCTGAATactggaaaggaaaagaaagctaTCTGGATGGACTGTGGAATACATGCCAGAGAATGGATCGCTCCAGCCTTCTGCCAGTACTTTGTTAGAGAG ATTCTGCAGACATACAAAACAGATGCCAAAATGGAACAGATGATGAAGAACGTGGACTTCTACGTCACTCCAGTGCTCAATATAGACGGCTACATCTACACGTGGGAAAATGAGACA ACTCGACTGTGGAGGAAGAACAGGTCACCAGAACCTGAGGACTGCAGCTGCTATGGCACCGATCTCAACCGCAACTTTGATGCCAACTGGGGAA CTATTGGGGTTTCATTTAACTGCTGCTCAAAATTCTACCCTGGAAGCAAAGCTATGTCTGAGCTCGAGACCAGGGCTGTAACTGACTTTGTAAGAAGCCGAAAGGACAGCTTCCTGTGTTTCCTCAGCATCCACTCCTATGGCCAGATGCTCCTGATTCCCTACGGACACCCCAACTACACCGCTCCCAACTATGATGAACTG ATGATGGTTGGTCAGGGAGCAACAGAAGCAATATGGAAGGTTCACCGAACAAACTACACTGTAGGAACCCCGCCCGATGTATTAT aCCCCATAACTGGTTCAGCCACTGACTGGGCTCGGATGCAGGGGATCCCTTTAACCTACATCTTTGAGCTGAGAGACAATGGGACATACAGGTTTGAGCTTCCTGAGGATCAGATCCAGCCTACATGCGAGGAGGCCTACAGAGGAGTTTTGTACATCATCACCTACGCCCACGACAAGACGTTTAACGGTGCTGTAGCCAACACTGCTGTGACCCTTTCCGGCATACTGTTGGCAGCAGGTGTCACTGGAGCCACCCTGAGATGA
- the LOC101473125 gene encoding carboxypeptidase O isoform X2: protein MLISVRLSFVVLLSAVGTATKERVQYDHYKYHPLTEITSWMEQMVKDHPDVVTVVKYGKTYESRDISLLKIGLNTGKEKKAIWMDCGIHAREWIAPAFCQYFVREILQTYKTDAKMEQMMKNVDFYVTPVLNIDGYIYTWENETTRLWRKNRSPEPEDCSCYGTDLNRNFDANWGTIGVSFNCCSKFYPGSKAMSELETRAVTDFVRSRKDSFLCFLSIHSYGQMLLIPYGHPNYTAPNYDELMMVGQGATEAIWKVHRTNYTVGTPPDVLYPITGSATDWARMQGIPLTYIFELRDNGTYRFELPEDQIQPTCEEAYRGVLYIITYAHDKTFNGAVANTAVTLSGILLAAGVTGATLR from the exons ATGCTTATCTCTGTAAGGCTGAGCTTTGTGGTGCTGCTCTCAGCAGTGGGCACAGCAACAAAAGAGAG AGTGCAGTACGACCACTATAAATACCACCCTTTGACAGAG ATCACTAGCTGGATGGAACAGATGGTAAAGGATCACCCTGATGTTGTAACCGTGGTGAAATATGGAAAGACCTATGAAAGCAGGGATATTAGCTTGCTCAAG ATTGGCCTGAATactggaaaggaaaagaaagctaTCTGGATGGACTGTGGAATACATGCCAGAGAATGGATCGCTCCAGCCTTCTGCCAGTACTTTGTTAGAGAG ATTCTGCAGACATACAAAACAGATGCCAAAATGGAACAGATGATGAAGAACGTGGACTTCTACGTCACTCCAGTGCTCAATATAGACGGCTACATCTACACGTGGGAAAATGAGACA ACTCGACTGTGGAGGAAGAACAGGTCACCAGAACCTGAGGACTGCAGCTGCTATGGCACCGATCTCAACCGCAACTTTGATGCCAACTGGGGAA CTATTGGGGTTTCATTTAACTGCTGCTCAAAATTCTACCCTGGAAGCAAAGCTATGTCTGAGCTCGAGACCAGGGCTGTAACTGACTTTGTAAGAAGCCGAAAGGACAGCTTCCTGTGTTTCCTCAGCATCCACTCCTATGGCCAGATGCTCCTGATTCCCTACGGACACCCCAACTACACCGCTCCCAACTATGATGAACTG ATGATGGTTGGTCAGGGAGCAACAGAAGCAATATGGAAGGTTCACCGAACAAACTACACTGTAGGAACCCCGCCCGATGTATTAT aCCCCATAACTGGTTCAGCCACTGACTGGGCTCGGATGCAGGGGATCCCTTTAACCTACATCTTTGAGCTGAGAGACAATGGGACATACAGGTTTGAGCTTCCTGAGGATCAGATCCAGCCTACATGCGAGGAGGCCTACAGAGGAGTTTTGTACATCATCACCTACGCCCACGACAAGACGTTTAACGGTGCTGTAGCCAACACTGCTGTGACCCTTTCCGGCATACTGTTGGCAGCAGGTGTCACTGGAGCCACCCTGAGATGA